A region of the Streptomyces sp. NBC_00442 genome:
AAGAACATCGCTGCACTTCAGACGGCCGTTACCGGCACCCTGCCGGACATCGAGCCGACGCCAGCCGAACTGGACGCCATCGACATCGAGATGCCGCTGATCCTGGCGCGCGTCGAGCTGCTGGACGCACAGATCATCACGCTCGACCGCACCCCGAACGAGCTGGACGCGCGCCGTGTCCGCCGGGCCCGGCGCAACGTCCTCAGGGCCCGTCGGGCGCTCACCAATCAGTCGGCCGCCCTGGGGACGTCGGGGGTGGGCGCGTGAATGCCAACGACTCCCTCAACTCCGCCCACGCCGAGGTGAAGGCGGAGATCTCCCGGACCGACACCAAGGTCAGTCTGCTGCTGGCGTTCGTCGGCGCACTGCTGGCCGGCGCGGGGTCGGTAGCTAAGGACATGGCGCCCGGCGTGAGTGTCTGCGTCGTGGGCGGTCTCGGCATGGCGGCGCTGATCGTGGCGGCCGGGCTGCTGCTGCGGTCGGCCCGCCCGAACCTGCGGGGCCGTCACGGCTTCCCCCTGTGGGCGACCCTGACGGCCGCCGAGATCACCAACGCCGTGGCGACGGACCGGGCAGCTGACATCGCGGGTCTGTCCCGGATCGCGGTAGCCAAGTTCACCGCCCTGCGCCGCGCGGTCGACCTCACGATGGTCGGCGGCGGTCTGCTGGTCGCCGCGCTCCTTCTGCATGTCGGTGGTGCGGCATGAACCGCAAGCCCAAGACCCTGCTGGTGGTCGCGCTGGTGGCCGTGGTCGGCATGGCGTTCCGGGTGTCGTGGAACGCGTTGCG
Encoded here:
- a CDS encoding Pycsar system effector family protein, giving the protein MNANDSLNSAHAEVKAEISRTDTKVSLLLAFVGALLAGAGSVAKDMAPGVSVCVVGGLGMAALIVAAGLLLRSARPNLRGRHGFPLWATLTAAEITNAVATDRAADIAGLSRIAVAKFTALRRAVDLTMVGGGLLVAALLLHVGGAA
- a CDS encoding DUF6284 family protein codes for the protein MKNIAALQTAVTGTLPDIEPTPAELDAIDIEMPLILARVELLDAQIITLDRTPNELDARRVRRARRNVLRARRALTNQSAALGTSGVGA